From the Argopecten irradians isolate NY chromosome 13, Ai_NY, whole genome shotgun sequence genome, one window contains:
- the LOC138305630 gene encoding integumentary mucin A.1-like: MSTFYPTTDDVTTGASTTPDVTTIGSTVYDEPTIVTTNVDVTTTVTTNDDVTTTVTTNDVTTVTTNDDVTTTVTTNDDVTTTVTTNDVTTVTTNDDVTTTVTTNDVTTVTTNDDVTTTVTTNDVTTVTTNDDVTTTVTTNDVTTVTTNDDVTTIVTTNDVTTVTTNDDVTTTVTTNDDVTTKVTTNDVTMVTTNGGITTMTTPSVDETTIVTTIDDVTAIVITTDGAATNGDVTTMSTTEAAESTTTENADVTSMQTTNDGVTDNELTTMSTIGLCYCTCVDLTNSSYTFTSHELLTRLYKLRTSTSVLKNETSLWRRKLTCAHDPRPSATAVGATGTLLLCCFILIICLSDIFTLFANCCKRIMRSVDRKP, encoded by the coding sequence ATGTCTACCTtctaccctacaactgatgacgtcacaactggAGCAAGTACAACTCCTGACGTAACTACCATAGGATCGACAGTATATGACGAACCAACAATTGTTACAACAAATGTTGACGTAACGACAACGGTAACAACAAATGATGACGTAACGACAACGGTAACAACAAATGATGTAACAACGGTAACAACAAATGATGACGTAACGACAACGGTAACAACAAATGATGACGTAACGACAACGGTAACAACAAATGATGTAACAACGGTAACAACAAATGATGACGTAACGACAACGGTAACAACAAATGATGTAACAACGGTAACAACAAATGATGACGTAACGACAACGGTAACAACAAATGATGTAACAACGGTAACAACAAATGATGACGTAACGACAACGGTAACAACAAATGATGTAACAACGGTAACAACAAATGATGACGTAACGACAATAGTAACAACAAATGATGTAACAACGGTAACAACAAATGATGACGTAACGACAACGGTAACAACAAATGATGACGTAACGACAAAAGTTACAACAAATGATGTAACAATGGTAACAACAAATGGGGGCATAACAACAATGACAACACCAAGCGTGGACGAAACAACAATAGTAACGacaattgatgacgtcacggcTATAGTAATAACAACTGATGGTGCAGCAACAAATGGTGACGTAACAACAATGTCAACAACAGAAGCCGCCGAATCAACAACAACGGAAAATGCTGACGTCACATCAATGCAAACCACAAACGACGGTGTAACAGACAATGAATTGACTACAATGTCAACAATTGGCTTATGTTATTGCACATGTGTAGACTTGACAAACAGTTCTTATACATTTACGTCACATGAACTTCTCACGAGATTATATAAATTGCGGACATCGACTTCCGTACTTAAAAATGAGACGTCACTGTGGCGTAGAAAGTTGACATGCGCACACGACCCTCGCCCATCAGCTACAGCCGTAGGAGCGACTGGGACTCTGCTGCTCTGTTGTTTTATACTCATCATTTGCCTTAGTGATATCTTTACGCTTTTTGCTAACTGTTGTAAGCGAATTATGCGGTCAGTTGATAGAAAACCATGA